Genomic DNA from Leptospira inadai serovar Lyme str. 10:
CGAGACCCCAATGATTTAAAGCGTCTTTAGACGGTATTTGATTTTCGGGCGGTAGAAGACGAACGCGCACCGCATACGGACCCCATGAAATCGGAGCGGCGCTGTAGAATCGTTCGGTGGCGAATCCGCTAAACGGTTTATTAAACGTAGCTGCCGCTTTGCGAATTCTGGAGATCGCTCCTAAAAACCCGTATGTCGTAAAAAGATATTTTAGAAGTGCGCCGCCGCCCTTTGCCACTGCCGTTACTAAGCCGACAAATTCGTCGCTTTTCGGCGATGAGAACGTTTCTAAATTAATGAATAAAAAATCCTGGGCCGTCGCATTCCCGTTTCCTAATGCTCCAGGCGAATTGAGGCCCAGTATCTTAATCGCAAAACCGCGGATATCGCCTTTAGAGTCGGGTTGAATTTTCATACTTCCGCTGGAAAGCCGAATCAACGATTCATAGATTCCGGATTTAGCGAAAAGCCCCTGCTTTGCGTGCTCGGGCAAATCCGGGAGAACTTCCAATTTGGCCTTCATCCCCAATAGTTGCTTGCGATGTAGAGTCCTGCCTTTTCCGAACAGTTTTGAATTTTCCTGTTGTATAGCCTCGAATTGTTTCGCATATCCCGTAAATCGGGTTTCCTCATCCGCCGCGATATCCTCTTTCCAATTCACACTTGCAGGTTTCATCGATTTTCTCCCGGACAAACTTGTCTATGAGGACCTAAGTCGTAAGTCACTATAGAACGGTCAACATATGAAGAAAACAAAATATTTTCGGACGATTTTTACACTCTTTCGGAACTGGAAAGGGAACGAATTCGTTCCGCGTAAAACGATTATAGGAAAAAAGTCGTCGAAATGTCCGGTATCACGACCGGCAAAGGAAGAATTTTAAAGAATATTAAAATGTAATTCCGTACATGTCCGCATTAAGGTTCCGAATATTTCTCGGCCATATCGATTCGTTCCAACGTAGTCGGATGAGAGTGGTTGTAAATCACCTCCCATCTATTCGGATTGAGTCGTGATTTATTATCCTTCGCTAATTTTCGCTCCGCGCTAATAAAGGCTTTCTTATCGTTGGTGAGAATTAAGGCTTCCATGTCCGCTTCCGCTTCCTGAGCCCTGCTAAACTTGCTCCAGGCCGGCTTGGTAATCGTACCGATCAAGGATAATATCAAAAAGAGAAACGGAAGAGTGGACGGAGAATAAAACTCCTTCAAGGGAATTTTATTCTCCCGCTTCACTTTCAAAAATATAAAACCGATGATAAAGCAAAGCGCTAACGTTTCCAAAGTACCGACGGCGATATCCTTAATTTGATGATTATGAGTCCAATGTCCGATCTCATGCCCCAAGATACTGATCACTTCCTCTTCGGAATGATTCTTGATGAGAGTATCGTATAAGAAAATTTTGCGATTGGATCCCCAACCGGTAAAATATGCGTTCGTATGTCCGGAATACTTGCTTTCATTGATCACATAAACTTCCGAGACTTCTATCTTTGCACGGTCGCATAACGTTACGATTTTATGCTTTAAACTTCCTTCTTCGATCGGATGATATTCGTAGAAGATAGGCGTGATTAAAATCGGAAATAAAACGGAGAATAATAGCCCTAAAATAAGAGCACCCAACGGTATGAGATATTTCCAGATATTTTGGAACTTTTTCAGAATGTACGCGGCTCCTAATCCGATCAGCGTCGTGATTACGATCCCGACTGCGAAGGATTTACCGGTAAAGATAATCCAATCGGAAATCGCCATCGCGGAAAATCCGAATTCGTGCTCCAATACGTATCCGAAATAAAAGTTAAACGGTAATTCGACTAAGAACTTCGCAAAACTCAAAATCGGTAAAAATAACGCTACCGAGAGATAGAATCGATCGTTGGTTTTTCTCAGTAAATAGTTTTCTAGTTTGACCGAGAGTGGAGTGAATACGATTATCCCGGCCAATAGAAAATCGAGCAAATCGGAGGCGAGCGATGCGAAGAAACCTCTCCGTTCATATTCGATTCCGTTTTGAATATCTTCTTCCGTAAAATATTTTAAAATACTTTCATGTATTCCCGGCGAAGTGTCTCCCATATAAGAAAGATATCTCAAAAGGATGGTGAAGGCCAATTGAGCAAAATACAGAATTAATATAACATTTCGAATCGACATATTCCAGTCCTAATTCCTTGGTGCGAAATAAGACTGTTAGATGGTATATACGGGTCAACAAGAATTATGTTCGACTCTTGACGGCGACTCAAGGCTTACAAAAACGTGCTACTGCAAATCAATGCGTAAACGAAGAGATTCGATTTTTCTAGTTTCAGAAGGAAAAGTTTGAACGAAACGGAGTCGAAAATCCAATCTCTTCGATCGGGAATATTAGCGCCGAACGTTATGGGACGAATGGCCGGCGAGTAAAAAGATTCGATTCTTCCCTTCCCATTGGCTGGGCTCATGCCCGTAAATCACTTTTATCCTCGGAAATGCCTTAGAAAAAGAATTCAATTTTCGTAATGCAGCTATGCTTTCTTTACGGTTTACGGTAGCGCCGGGAGGAATCGTTTTTTCAAAACCCGCTTTTAAATGAGATGCGTCGAATGTGAAGAGCAAGGGTTGATTCGGAGTATTTAAAAGTACGGCTAATTCTCCCTTGGTATGCCCGAATGCGGGAATTATCCAAACCGAACCGTCTCCGAATAGGTCCAGAACCTTTCCTAAAATCGGCATTTCGTAATAGTTTTGCCCGGGTAGAACGGAGCCTTCAAAATCGATCGATAGAGCCTTCGGAGCATATCCGTGAAAAATTGCGAAGGCTTTACTCGCGTCGTCGGCCTCCTCCTTTGATAAGAGAATTCGAATCGGCCCTCTTTTTCGAAGCGATTCCATTCCTCCGATATGATCCCAGTGCAGATGAGAGACGATTACGAAAAGAATATCTTCGTTGGGAATATCCATCTTCGTTAAGATGTTACCGATGTCCGATCCTTTTTCGGATTTGCAGGGAATCGTATAGAATGAACCGATTAGGCTAAAATCGCATCTGCCTTCCTCGTTTACTGCGGGAACTCCGGAATCCATTAGGAATTTTCCGAACTTAGGATGTTGCACTAGGTAACTGAGCGACGGAACCCATCGTTCCTTTTTTTCCGATGCCGGGGTGCTAGGATCCTCCGCGTCGATTAGAATGGACGGCCCCGTTAAAACATTGCCGGTATGGATTGCGGTCACATTCAATTTAGTCGGACTCGAAAAAACTTCTTTCCAATCGAAAAAACGATTATTTGTTTCCTCTAACTTTTGCCAATTTCGAAAATCCTTACGTAAAGGCGGACCTAGGAAACATCCTCCGACTATCAAAGCGCTGCAGAACAACGGAATTCCTATCTTCATCCCTCGTACAAATCTACTTAACATCATTACCTCCGGGATCGTCGCCGTATCGGGATTCGATCCATTGATTCGAAGAATAAGTGAAGGCGTTCAATTGTGCTGGAACTTTTGTTCCAGTTCCGGATTTATTCTTAGAAAAGAGGAAGTAACTCCGTGGATGTTTCTGAAAAAGTTTTAAAAGCGATTCAGCTGAGTATTTTTTCGAGGATTAGAAAAGAGTCGTACGAACCGCTGTTTAAAGAAGGCAGGATCGTAAAATTTTCCGCCGGAGAAGTCGTACACCAAGCTTTCGAAGAGGCTACGTATGCCGGGCTGGTTCTTTCGGGGTTTTTTAGATTATATCTTTCGTCTTCTTCGGGCAGGCAGGCTACGGTTCGTTATGCGAGAACCGGAGAGGTGATGGGTTTAGTCGGGGCGATTGCCAACCGGGGAACTATAAAAGAATCGGATGATACTTATGTGCAAGCGTTAAGCGACTCCGAAGTATTCGCAATTTCGTTTCGCGATCTTAGGGAATACGGAAGACGCTCTCCCGAACTCTCTTGGATATTCGCCGAAGAATGCGCTTCGAGAGTCTACTCCGTACTTCGTGAACTGTACGGCCTAGCCTTTACTAGCGTAAAAGAACGATTGGCACGTCATCTACTCTTGACAGCAGTCAGTCGATCGGAACATCCATTTTTATCGGTCAAGATGTCGCAACAGGACTTAGCGGATTCTATCGGAACCGTACGCGAAGTCATAGTACGTGAGTTACGCGCCTTGAAGACCGCAGGTCTGATTTCTTCGACAGGAAGCAAAATCGAGATTTTAAACCCGGAAGCATTACTGGAACTTTTCGAAAAAGCCGATTAAGATTCCGTTATAGGATTATCCTAGATTGGATGACCTTTTCGGCGGTTGGATCGCATTATAGAATTTGGAAGCTAAAACCTAACGGAGGAACTATGATTTTTACATCTTTCGGCTTAGTCGAACTTACCCGAAAATCGGTTGATTTTCCTCCTTTCTTCTTTAAAAATTAATCGATGTGCGATTCGTATAGTATCAATATATCAGCCGATCGAATCATTTCGGAACTTGAAATCAGCGCCGAGCAGGAGACGATCGCAGAAAAATATAGACTGAATCGAAACATAGAACCTGGAGATATCGCTCCGGTTTTAATTTCAAAAGGGGAAGATCGCATTCTCCGAAATTATAAATGGGGGATCTGGAATAGTAAGAGTCAAAAATACGAAATGATCGCTCGAGTTGAAAGTATTAAGACATCTCCGCTGTGGAAGGATGCGATCAAGGATAAGGATTCTCGCTGCATTATTCCGGCCAGCTCCTTTTTCGAGTGGAAGGTGATCTCCGAGGAAGAGAGGGTCAATGTTGAAATTTTCCATAAGTCCGAGGAATTATTCGCATTTGCAGGGATACATTTGCATTACCATGAGAACGGTAAAGTAATACCCGGATTTGCAATTATTACCGTTCCGGCGTCCTTGGAAATGACTCCGGTAGGGGACCACCAACCCGGAACGATTGCGAAAGACGATTTCGACGCTTGGTTGGAAGGCAGTGCCGATCCGATTCCGTTGATTCGAAGCGAGCGGGGAATCACTTTCGAAATTAAGAGTAGAATCGGCTCCGATTCCTAACTCTTAAGATTAATTATATTTTTGTTATGTATCCGACTGAAAAGCCCCGGCGACCTGTCGACGGGAATACGAGTCGTTTTAGCTGTTCGTTTATCAAGGAAGAATCAATGATTTTAACGGAAACGGTCCGGAAAAAAGTTTCGGGTTCTACGAAGATCGATCCGGCTTATTGAAGTTTCCGCTGCTTCATTGCTTCGATTTTGACCGAAGCGATGTAAAGTAGAACAAAAATCGTGACGAAAGACGAAACGATAAAGACCACGGTCGCGCCGAACACGTACCATAGCAGTCCGGCAAACGAACTAGCAAGCAGGGCCGCGAGGCTATTGAGCCCGGCAAAAGTTCCGATTGCGGTAGCCGAATCGTCGGGACTCGTAATATTCGTAATTAACGCTTTCGTAATTCCTTCCGTAGAGGCGGCATAAATACCGTAGATGAAAAATAATAGATAGAAGAGTTCTTTTCCGTCCGCAAAGGCCATGCCGAAATAGACCATGCTGAACAAGCCCAGGCCGAGTAACAGAATCCGCTTTAATCCTATTTTGTCCGATAGCATTCCCATCGGAAAGGATGAGATAGCGTAGATTAGATTATAGAAAATATAAACGCCGATCACTTCCGAATCGGTAAACCCTTTGCTCTTAACCATCATCAATAAAAATACGTCGGAACTATTCACTAATGCGAAACCGAGTAGCGCGATCGACAAGCGTCGGTAGGCGAGGGGACTCTTCTTCCAATATTGCAAAAATGAGAAGAATCCCGTAGGCTTCACCGTCGGGGAAGTGGCGATCTTCTTTTTTTCTTTTAGAAGTCGGGAAATAATTACGGCGATCAGGCCCGGGATAATGGCCCAGTAAAAAAGCGACGCATAATCTTCCGGAAAAAAATGCAGATAGATAATAGCGCAGATAGGACCTATCACGGCGCCAAGAGTGTCCATCGATCGATGAAATCCGAAGACGGTTCCTTTCGTTTCGGGAGTCGCTTCGTCGGATAATAAGGCATCGCGGGCGCCGGTTCGTAATCCTTTACCGAATCGATCCAATGTTCTCGCGGAGAAGATCCAGACCGGAAATGTTAGCACGGCCATCATCGGTTTGGAAAGTGCGCTCAAGAAATATCCCCATTGCACGAAGGGGACTCTTCTGCCGCTTGAATCCGAAAGATTTCCGAAATATCCCTTGCTCAATCCCGCCGTTGCCTCGGCGAAACCCTCTAAGATTCCGATCAATAAAACGGAAAATCCTATGCTCTTTAAATATAATGGCAGTATCGGATATAGCATTTCGCTGGCAATATCCGTGAACAAACTGATGAACGACAGAACCCAGATAGATTTTGTAATCGTTTTCATAGTGATAAGGTATGCGTATCTTCATCCGTCGATTTCCTGAATGGGAACTCGCTTCGAATTGCTTTCCTTCTTAGGCTAAAAATTGCAGGAAGATTCAACTAAGAATGGATACTTCCAAAAGGAAAGTCGTTTTTCCGTGCAGAGGACAGAAGACAGACGACTGAGGACAGAACATTGGTGAGCCGGGTTTCCATGTTTCTACAGGAAGATTCCTCCGTTATCAGTGGATTTTTCGTCTAACCCCGCTGCCTTCCCAACATGGTGCAGCTTCTGTCTAGCGTGAGCAAAGCGAACGCGTCTGTCTTCTGGCCTCCGTCCTCTGAAAGGCGCAGATGTGTCGGAATTCCGTCTTTTTGCTTGATTGCTGTGGATTGTTTCGCGTCTTAACGCGATACGTAAGAAAGTTGTGTGCAAGACTTTGGGGGTTTCGTCATATATCTTGAAAGTAAAGAAATTTATTGTTTCTATATATATAAAAACGGAAAGTTAGAAAATTATGAACCAGAGAGAATCCCGCAAACTACGTTGGAAAATTACGGTAGGAATGGAAGTGTTAACTTCCATTTTAGCGGTTCCTCTCGCAGTTTTGTTCATCATTACGGCGGGCGGTTATGACTTTCACAAATCCCTCGCGTTAATCATCTGTTCCTGCATTTCGCTTGTGACTTCTTTCGTCGTGCCGGCGATTCGGTTTTTCTATCTCGGTAGAATTCTCGTAGTCCTCGAGCCTGAACAATGGAATAAATTAAATCCTGTCGGCAAGTCCCGGACCAAGGCCCGGATCCTTAACTTTCCGCTTTTGAATACGCTTTTTTACGTTATTCAATGGAGCTACGGAATAACCTTCGCTTGGCGGATCATGCATCTTGCCTTTCAGCCGACTTTTTTCGAATCTTTACCGTTCGCTTTCCTTCCGGCTATCATCTATCCGATCCTAGGAGTATCCCATTTCTTTTTAACCGAATCGATTCTTTCCTCGGTTCTGGAATCCGATACGTTAAGCGGCGTACAGACACAATCTTCCGCAGTCCGAAAGGTTTCGATTTTTTCCCGGATCTTTGCGACTATCGCGTCAATTTCGTTATTGCCGGTAGTGATCTTCGGATACTTGCTTTTCGAGGAAACCAAAGGTTGGATTAAACTCGGGGATGTGACGACTCCGCTGGTTCTTACGTTATTTTTTATGCTGATCACGGTTGCGGTCGCCTCTTATCTACTCGCGGTCAGTATTCGGAAGAATTCCGGAAATATGGTAAAAGCATTCGAGGAGATGTCAAAGGGAGATTTAACGATAGAATTGCCGATGCTCTCAACGGACGAACTGGGTAATAGTAGTAAATCATTAAACGATTTTGTAAAGCGACTTCGAATTATCGTTAAAAGCGTGATTCGAGAAGCCGAAAAACTTTCGGGAAGCTCGAAGGTTTTAGAAGAGAATACCAAAGAACTTTCGAGAAAGATGCAGGAGCAGGCCGCTGCAACGGAGCAAATGAGCGCCGGAGTGGAGGAGATTGCGGCCTCGGTGAGTTCGACAGCGTCTCGCGCGGACGGGCAGGCTTCCATTACGCAAAAAGCGACCGATTCCTTGGTGGAATTGGACGGTAGGATTCGACAAGTCCACTTGGCGCTTTCGGAAACTAAAAGCGATGCGGATAAAATGAAGTTCGAGACGTCGAAAGGTGAGGAGGCGTTGCTCGGGACCAAAAAAGCAATGGCCGATATCGAAGAGAGTACTTCTAAAATGGGCGCTACGGTAAATGTAATCCACGAGATTACGGACCGGATCGGCTTACTTTCGCTAAACGCCGCGATCGAGGCCGCAAGAGCAGGTGAGGCAGGAAAAGGGTTTGCGGTCGTGGCTCAAGAGATCTCGAAATTAGGGGAGCAAACCCAAGAAAATGCAAAGAGAATTCGCGCCGCCATTCAAGAAGCTTTAACTGCGACGAAAAGCGGTCGAGAAGTGATCGAATCGACTCAAGCAGTCTTTCAAAAGATAGGACAAACCGTCGGGATTACGTTGGATAGAATATCCGAGGTGGCCGATCTATCGGATTCCCAACTTTCGGCAAGCGCTAATGTTAGATCGGCGTTTACCGATCTATCTCGATCTGCGGAAGAAATTAGAAATCATACGCTGGAACAATCCCAGACATCGGCGGAATTTTCCAGAACCATCGTGTCTATATCCGAAACGACGGAACTGTTAAATAGAGTAGTGAGCGACATAGACAATCTTGCGGAAAAACTTGCCCACCAAGCCGCAAGTTTGAAAGGTGATGTCGAGTTCTTTAAAACCTGATTCTTTACCGATTCTTGGATCTAAAGAATTCGAAAAATCGATATGATTAAACGAATACTGATTTCGACCCTTGTGGCTTTTATAATATTCGTCTGTTTGGTCGGCCACGCTTATTCAACAGGCAACCGGGATTCCGAGTAATAATCCGGTGGCCGCCTTGGCGGCGTCTAAAGATCCGAGGAAGCGGATCGTCGTATGCATGGGCGATAGCATCACTCATGGAAGAGTCAGCTACGATTATGTAAACGGGCTCGCTTCCGATTTCGATCTCGAAAAATTTTCATTCGTTAACGCCGGGATCAATAGTCGTCTGGCCTATAATTTGTTGCAGAAAGTCGACGATATTATCGCACTGGAACCGGATTTTATTACGATCTTAATCGGCACTAACGACGTAAAAGCTTCGCTTAGTGCGGAGGAATCCGAACGCTATATTAAACTTTGGCGATTGTCCGAACCGCCTTCTAAGGAGCTATTCGTTAGCAGCCTGCATAATCTTATTATGAAATTACGGAGCGAGACGAACGCGAAGATTGCTTTGATCTCTCTCCCTCCTCTGGGAGAAGTTTTGCAGAGCGAGCCTTATCTTCGTTCCTCTGAGTTTAGCGGAGAAATCCGCAAAATTGCGGAGGCGGAGAGAGTGTCCTATCTTCCTTTGCACGAAGAATTGGATGCGATTTTACGGAGTAAAGCGCAGAATAATATTCCGGAATATAGGATGGATTTGCCCGCGATGTACATTGCGATCTTTCTACATTATGCAATGTTTCAAGACTGGAATTCCATTTCGGATATGCGGGACCTGCGCTTCCTGACGGATAATATTCATTTGAATCAAAGGGGAGCCGACGTCGTCCAAAAGTTGATCAAGAAATTCTTACTCGAATAAAATTTGGACCCGCCGCCACGACTTACTTTGCCGATTTAGTCAGGGCTTCCAGAAATCATCGGAAGATATAATTTCGGCTTGTCTAGGAAAAACTTTTCCATCAATACTTGGTGAGTCTCCGGATCTTTATCTGCGCAGAGATCCTTGAGTATTCTGTTCTTATAACCTGTATCCGATGCTTGGCGTAATGTGGAGAGAACGACTCCGCTTGTAGCGACGCCGAACATTACGATTGTATTGATTTCGTTTGCCCGCAAAATCATATCCAATCGGTACCTAAAAAGGTGCCTACTATGAAAAGGGTCATGAAATATCGCGAACGATCGCCTATGGAACGGGCGAAATGGCCGTGATTTAACGAATAAATCCGGCTTCTTAATAAAAAGAGCCGTCGAAGTTACTTTCCAATATTTCTCCAAAGCATTCCGAATCGTAAAAAGATTCGGTAGAATAGACGACCGGGTGATCCTGCGTTTTGGGAAGATCCGATTTTGGCTGTTCTGTATTGGAAAGGATACCTTCGAATTCTCTTTTCGTGTTCACGCGTCGCCTCTTTATTTATGGTAGCGAATCTTTAGACGATTTATTTCACTCGGATATGAAATATTCCGTTTCGATAATTTATTATTTCTAATAAATTTTTTTCGTAAGCAGAAGACAGAAGATTATTCCTATTAACCTGACAACAATTTTTTTAAAAACGAATTATGTTGGAGCTCCGACACAGAAGACAGAACATTGGTCAACGGGGTTTCCACGTACTAGAGAAAGATTCTTGTGTTATAGTGGATTTCACGGCGGCTTTTCCAACATCGAGCAGTTTCTGTCTTCCGCCCTCTGCGAGCGCCCGGCATGTCGATTGGAAGTGGTTAGAGTTTAGGTATTAGAGGTTAAATGCAATCAATTCTGTAGGAGTTCCATCAGGGTGGTGAAGTCAGGAAATCTGTCGTCTGTCCTCCGTAATCCCCGAACCACCTAGTCCGATTTCAGCCCTTTGTGCAATAACCGGACCATCTCTCGGATTGTGGCCTTGATTTCAGGCTCGGGAACCTTGTAGACGATTTGTCCCATAAAGCCCAAGGCAAACGTAAGCGAGGAAATTCCGAACGCAACGGATTTTAGATCCACCTTTGAATCGATTTCGCCGGCTTTTTTAAATTTCTCTAATTCTCTGACCATTTCAGGAATGGCCTTTTCATAAATCTTCGTTTGTATAATTTTACTCACGTTGGCATCCAAGATGATTCTGCTTACTGCCACTTTCATGAAGTCGGAATAATTTTTAAATTCGCTGCATCGCTCCGAAATCGAATCGAGCAAGGCTTCTTCTAAATGAGTGTAATCTTTAGCAGCGGGGGATTTTTTGAGAAGAGCGTCCCCATTCTCGTCCAGTTCTTCCGCTCTCGTGAGAATCGCTTCTAAAAGACCCTGCTTTCCGCCGAAGTATCGCATAATCAGGGCCTCATTCGCGCCTGCCAATCCGGCAATGTCTTTCGTCGTCGCTGCATCGTATCCTTTTTGAGCAAAAACCTGAATCGCGGCCTTCATCAACGCTTTCTCCGTTCCGATTCGATCCCTTTTCTTAGGGGATGATTTTGCTAAGGACGAAGACGGGGATTTTCGAGCATCTTTTTTGATCTTCTTTTTTACAGGCTTTGTCATTTAACCGTCCACAGGAAATATATCCCGACCGTTGACTAATCAGCCAAGCGGATTTTCATTTTGTTGAACTTTTCGCGCTTGCTCGGCATTCCGATCCTCCGGAAGAATGTAAAATGTAAGTAAGTAATTACATAGTAGACGATGAAGGCACTTGAATTACAAACGAAATCTACTCAATATTCAAGCGAAAATAAACCGTCTCAGCATAACGCCAAGAATAATGCTCCCTTGGCGTTATGGATTAGGACAGGGGACACAATGTACATAGCTCTTCTCTTATTACTCGGACTAGGCGTATTATTACCCGGCCTCGGTAGTTATCAAATTCTGACCCAGGGCGACGAAGAGATGCACATTGCGACGATTCGTGAAAGTCTTTCCAGTTCCTCCTTTCTATTTCCTAAATTTGAAGGAGTGATGAACCTTTACAAACCTCCGGCGCTCTTTTGGTCAGGCATTGCCGCGGATTCAATTTTTGGGACCAGCATCTTCGCGGAAAGATTCCCATCCTTTCTTCTTTTTTTATCTACGGCACTCTGTATATACTCCGGCCTGCGGATACTAGGTTCTCGGCCTTTCTTCGCTTTTTCCTTTGCCGCATCCTTCTTATTCACCCTGGGAACGTTTAAATTTTCCCGCTTGGTCATGATGGAAGCGTTTCTTGTCTTTTTCATAACGGCAGTTTCGGTCTTAGTTCTTAAGTACCAAGTTTCGCGGGAGCGAGGATGGCTGGTCGTTGCGGGAATTCTTTCGGGTATGGCCTTTTTAGTAAAAGGCCCGCTGTTTCAGGTTTATGCAGGAATCGTATTGGTATCGTTTTCAGGCGTCAACGTGTTTATTACGAACTCGTCCGGAAAATGGATCGGGTTCAAACGAATCGGTAAGGAAGTTCAAGATAACGTAATATTTCATCTTTCGGCTCTTGTCGTTCCTGCGATATGGATTATCAGTTTGCTCTCGTATTCCGAAGCGGGACGAGAGTTTCTGGCTTTCTTTTTTCTAACGGAAAATTTGGGAAAATTTTCAAGTGCGACTACGAATCAAGGGGAATGGATTCTTCCAGCCGGTTGGTTACTTTATAGTCTCCCTTTTTCGTTCTTATTACTTTTTGCGAATATTTATGCCCTCGCTACAAAGGCGAAAAATTACGCGCAAGTTTTAGGGAAGACGCTCATATGGGCCTCGTTTGCGATTCTTATGATTCATCTGACTCCGAATCGTAAGGATTTTTATTATGCTCTTCCGATATTGCCTCTGGCATTTCTCGGAGCCGGGGCCTTTTTCTCGCGGACAAATCAGGAAATCTTAAAGAAACCTCTTTCCTATAATTTGGGCTTTCTAATCGGTTTTGGAGCTCTGCTTACGGTCGGAAAAGTCTGCTACGAGCGGATTTTAGGAACTACCGTACTTCTCGATACATTATTCGCGATTCTTACCGTCTCCGCTTTTATCGTATTCATTCTTACGCCTAGATTCGTAAATAATCTCTCTATATACGCTATTTGTAATGTACTGGTGGCCGGCCTCCTGATGGCTTACGTTCAATTCTCCTTAATTCCGGCTTTAAGTCTTTCGGATTTTCCTGAGTCGGGGCCGGTCCTACAGGCAAAGAAAGTCTGCGTAATTGCGGAGAACCCCTGGACGGCACTTTCGTATAA
This window encodes:
- a CDS encoding M48 family metallopeptidase, with amino-acid sequence MSIRNVILILYFAQLAFTILLRYLSYMGDTSPGIHESILKYFTEEDIQNGIEYERRGFFASLASDLLDFLLAGIIVFTPLSVKLENYLLRKTNDRFYLSVALFLPILSFAKFLVELPFNFYFGYVLEHEFGFSAMAISDWIIFTGKSFAVGIVITTLIGLGAAYILKKFQNIWKYLIPLGALILGLLFSVLFPILITPIFYEYHPIEEGSLKHKIVTLCDRAKIEVSEVYVINESKYSGHTNAYFTGWGSNRKIFLYDTLIKNHSEEEVISILGHEIGHWTHNHQIKDIAVGTLETLALCFIIGFIFLKVKRENKIPLKEFYSPSTLPFLFLILSLIGTITKPAWSKFSRAQEAEADMEALILTNDKKAFISAERKLAKDNKSRLNPNRWEVIYNHSHPTTLERIDMAEKYSEP
- a CDS encoding MBL fold metallo-hydrolase, whose protein sequence is MMLSRFVRGMKIGIPLFCSALIVGGCFLGPPLRKDFRNWQKLEETNNRFFDWKEVFSSPTKLNVTAIHTGNVLTGPSILIDAEDPSTPASEKKERWVPSLSYLVQHPKFGKFLMDSGVPAVNEEGRCDFSLIGSFYTIPCKSEKGSDIGNILTKMDIPNEDILFVIVSHLHWDHIGGMESLRKRGPIRILLSKEEADDASKAFAIFHGYAPKALSIDFEGSVLPGQNYYEMPILGKVLDLFGDGSVWIIPAFGHTKGELAVLLNTPNQPLLFTFDASHLKAGFEKTIPPGATVNRKESIAALRKLNSFSKAFPRIKVIYGHEPSQWEGKNRIFLLAGHSSHNVRR
- a CDS encoding Crp/Fnr family transcriptional regulator, producing the protein MDVSEKVLKAIQLSIFSRIRKESYEPLFKEGRIVKFSAGEVVHQAFEEATYAGLVLSGFFRLYLSSSSGRQATVRYARTGEVMGLVGAIANRGTIKESDDTYVQALSDSEVFAISFRDLREYGRRSPELSWIFAEECASRVYSVLRELYGLAFTSVKERLARHLLLTAVSRSEHPFLSVKMSQQDLADSIGTVREVIVRELRALKTAGLISSTGSKIEILNPEALLELFEKAD
- a CDS encoding SOS response-associated peptidase family protein; the encoded protein is MCDSYSINISADRIISELEISAEQETIAEKYRLNRNIEPGDIAPVLISKGEDRILRNYKWGIWNSKSQKYEMIARVESIKTSPLWKDAIKDKDSRCIIPASSFFEWKVISEEERVNVEIFHKSEELFAFAGIHLHYHENGKVIPGFAIITVPASLEMTPVGDHQPGTIAKDDFDAWLEGSADPIPLIRSERGITFEIKSRIGSDS
- a CDS encoding MFS transporter — protein: MKTITKSIWVLSFISLFTDIASEMLYPILPLYLKSIGFSVLLIGILEGFAEATAGLSKGYFGNLSDSSGRRVPFVQWGYFLSALSKPMMAVLTFPVWIFSARTLDRFGKGLRTGARDALLSDEATPETKGTVFGFHRSMDTLGAVIGPICAIIYLHFFPEDYASLFYWAIIPGLIAVIISRLLKEKKKIATSPTVKPTGFFSFLQYWKKSPLAYRRLSIALLGFALVNSSDVFLLMMVKSKGFTDSEVIGVYIFYNLIYAISSFPMGMLSDKIGLKRILLLGLGLFSMVYFGMAFADGKELFYLLFFIYGIYAASTEGITKALITNITSPDDSATAIGTFAGLNSLAALLASSFAGLLWYVFGATVVFIVSSFVTIFVLLYIASVKIEAMKQRKLQ
- a CDS encoding methyl-accepting chemotaxis protein produces the protein MNQRESRKLRWKITVGMEVLTSILAVPLAVLFIITAGGYDFHKSLALIICSCISLVTSFVVPAIRFFYLGRILVVLEPEQWNKLNPVGKSRTKARILNFPLLNTLFYVIQWSYGITFAWRIMHLAFQPTFFESLPFAFLPAIIYPILGVSHFFLTESILSSVLESDTLSGVQTQSSAVRKVSIFSRIFATIASISLLPVVIFGYLLFEETKGWIKLGDVTTPLVLTLFFMLITVAVASYLLAVSIRKNSGNMVKAFEEMSKGDLTIELPMLSTDELGNSSKSLNDFVKRLRIIVKSVIREAEKLSGSSKVLEENTKELSRKMQEQAAATEQMSAGVEEIAASVSSTASRADGQASITQKATDSLVELDGRIRQVHLALSETKSDADKMKFETSKGEEALLGTKKAMADIEESTSKMGATVNVIHEITDRIGLLSLNAAIEAARAGEAGKGFAVVAQEISKLGEQTQENAKRIRAAIQEALTATKSGREVIESTQAVFQKIGQTVGITLDRISEVADLSDSQLSASANVRSAFTDLSRSAEEIRNHTLEQSQTSAEFSRTIVSISETTELLNRVVSDIDNLAEKLAHQAASLKGDVEFFKT
- a CDS encoding SGNH/GDSL hydrolase family protein, with protein sequence MAASKDPRKRIVVCMGDSITHGRVSYDYVNGLASDFDLEKFSFVNAGINSRLAYNLLQKVDDIIALEPDFITILIGTNDVKASLSAEESERYIKLWRLSEPPSKELFVSSLHNLIMKLRSETNAKIALISLPPLGEVLQSEPYLRSSEFSGEIRKIAEAERVSYLPLHEELDAILRSKAQNNIPEYRMDLPAMYIAIFLHYAMFQDWNSISDMRDLRFLTDNIHLNQRGADVVQKLIKKFLLE
- a CDS encoding cysteine hydrolase family protein, encoding MRANEINTIVMFGVATSGVVLSTLRQASDTGYKNRILKDLCADKDPETHQVLMEKFFLDKPKLYLPMISGSPD